One genomic region from Clarias gariepinus isolate MV-2021 ecotype Netherlands chromosome 20, CGAR_prim_01v2, whole genome shotgun sequence encodes:
- the LOC128508358 gene encoding GATA zinc finger domain-containing protein 14-like — MSDCKKGIARGRHNNDYVYRHHNKHNFANEHVYRQHNNHSNELFYRQHDNADFTNKHIYRYHNNIINKHIHRQHDRHNYR, encoded by the exons ATGTCTGACTG CAAGAAGGGCATCGCAAGAGGACGGCACAACAACGACTATGTCTACAGACATCACAACAAGCATAACTTCGCCAATGAGCAtgtctacagacagcacaacaaccacTCCAACGAGCTCTTCTACAGACAGCACGACAACGCCGATTTCAccaacaagcacatctacagataccacaacaacatcatcaacAAGCATATCCACAGACAGCACGACCGGCACAACTACAGATAG